AGGCTCAGACAATTACACTGCACACTTATTGTTCAACCATGTAGTGTAGTTTCCCTCGAATGTGTGACCTTCAGTTCCGGTTGTGTGTTTAGACAGTGACTAAActatttttggccttttttcttttttttctctcaaatgatttctcctttcttcctcattttcagaattttttacatcctttttccttttatgtcttttttgtacataaagaaataaagaataaattaTGATTTCTAATTGATGTTGGCAAACTAATGCTAATctatacactgctcaaaaattaaaggaacactaATCAGAGCATCAAGTCACTTAAACTTCTGTGGCATTGATATTGATCTGGTCAGCTAActagcggggggggggggttgttaatcagtttcagctgctttggtgttgaCAACAAATTAACAGGTGCCCCAGAGGGCTAACAATGAGACAACCCCTAAAAGGgagtgtttttaaattttaaagatgaggagagacatttttttccctcttcttttctgactttttttttcctaccattttttttttttgtgtttggttaGGGTCAGTGTCACTACTGGTAGCATGAGGATACAGATGTTAGTCCAAATCCTCTTATAAGGTACATCAATATGTGCCATTGCCGGAAGGTTTGCTGTCTCTTCCAACACAGTCTCGAGAGCATAGAGGAGATTCCAGGAAATGGCTACTCTTGGAGAGCTGGACAAGGTCTTATAAGGTCCTTAATCCATCAGCAGGATTTGTATCTGTTTCTTTGTGCAAAGAGGAACTGGATGAACACTGGCAGAGCCCTACAAAATACCTAAAGCAGGCCACTGGGATGAATGTCCGATGCTGCGTGGTTGCACCTTAGACTGTCCAAGAGCTCAGGGATGCACCGGTCCAGTTTTAGAAGAGGATCCCCCAGGACATCATCTGTCATCTTAATAGGAGCACGACTCGACATTGCCAGACATGAATAACAACATAATTGGGAAATACAAACTACTTGAGTACCATTTTTGAGTTGCTCTAATTAAATTCTGGCAAATAGACTAGTCTGctgcattgttttgttttgtttgttttagtttaagttCCAGGGGGTCCATGAACTCAACCCAGATTTCATTTACATCGAATAATGTGACATCCTTTCACAATACCTGGTCCATATCAGTATAGATATCagaaagatttttttccccattgtgATCTGAAAAGTTccgggtttgtttttttttgttgttgttgttgttgtttatttcctgggtttttttgagcagtgtatgaTTCTACACTATGATTCTCctgtctttttaaaagtaaatgaCTATAACCAACCTCTTTGGTCTTGCTTACACCAGGTCCTGTGTACGCTGAGATGATTGAAAACTTGCTGCTGCCAGTGCTTCAGAACAAAGACTGCAATCTAGTGCGATATGATGTCATTCACGCCCTGCCCAACACAGCCAACTCCCTTATCGGCCGGGCTGCTCACATCGCCGTCCTCGACTCTGAGATCTTCCTGGAGAAGTTCTTCCTTGTTGCAGGCCTCAAGTTCTTTCAGTAGAACTGCGACAGATTCAGACATTTGGCTGGACAAGAGGAATGTGGAGCGTATACCTCAACGCAGCTAAATTTTATTCTGATTATAGTATCTGGATTatctctttgtttttaaatgcatataactttttttaattatcattCATATAAGGAAAATTGTGGTTTCTGTCTGATGATGTTGGAATCAGTGGTTATGGatcttgttatttttatttttctactacttcctttttttcttttttttttctttggagggGTGGTTAAATTATTTCCCCTCCTCATATGCtatattttcagtgttatttatgTGCTTTGTTTTTACTTAAAACATTGTTTTACTCCAAGttattcagttaattttagatGCTGAACTGGAAATGTAGCTGctacaaaaaagaaatggcTGTTTTGGTGAGCTGACCCAAGTCAATTCTGCACGTACTGTCCTCACCAttgcaaatgattttttttccaccaaATTTAAGAGACACTGCATTGATTTGCACCACAACTACATTTTACAAGCTTTTGTACTGAAAATGGTCATTTGTACAAGTTACTTTTTTTATCAACAATTTTCCATCATTTTTAATGGCAAAGATTGCATTTGAAATAGGATTGTTTCTCAGCCTTGGCTTTGGTTGAAATCTTTATGCTGTCTCTAACAGTTACAGCATTCTGCACATTTGCCCAGCCTGGCGTTGGGAGCGTAAAGCTTTGCCGACAACATGACATTTGATTACGGGGTTTTAAGCAATGATCATGATTCAGGAAACGCACGTGTTGGTAATATGAACCTTTTATCGAAAGCACTTGGTTAATCATTTGGTGATTATTTATGTTTAAACTGGAAATGTTGGTTGAAACTGAGAAATGTTTCTTGGACAGTTGTTTATATATCATCATAATGTAACATTAAATATGCATACTATGAAGTATGTATACgacttgtctttttttctggaGTTCATTTCAGGAATTGGGAGCGTTGTCACTCCTAAGCATTTGGTGCATGTAGGCAAAATCTCTGAAATGTCAATCAGTAAGTAATACATCCTTATCTGCTAAATTTGATTAAGAGTAGGGTTGTGTAgcatattattttaattttaacctTTATGTGCAACTTGTTCTTTTTCGATTGTGTTCATTGATCGTATTCAATGCAGTGCCAGCAATTAGCCTGCAGATGGCGGTGTCGTCGCAGTTTGACGTGTCTATAGAGGTTCTTGTGTAGTGTTTTGATCCACAGGTTGTGTGCCTTGATCTGAAACTTACAAGTGACAATATTAATGCCTCCTGTTCTTAAGACGTGAGAGCAGGGTTTTTGCACTATCCCAGAAGGTTTAGGCGTGTTGTGAATTTTTGCTAATGGAGTTcaattgttatttttgttattatcaAGTTGTTATTCCTAGAGTAGTTTTATTCTACAAAAATGAAAGTCTCAGACAAAATGTATCATACCCGTTATAAGTGGTGTTAAGTAGATTCTAATCATTTAAACAGAATTTAATTTCAGTCCGCAGTTTCCTGAACCGTAAAATCAGCTATTCAGTCTGATTAAATAGGGCCCCATTTAAAAACCCTGGGTACACTCAACGCGGCTCACTAACCGGGATGGTGCACATTCACGTCACGTGATTTCTGGGCGCACCTAATGCTCAACATATTAATTTCGCAGGAAGCAGTGGAAGTACACGTCAGAAACGAAAGGTATTTGAACCGTTTTAACACCTAGGCTTGCACAAAGTTTTATATAGAGGTCGTGCAGCTCCTGTTTTCAAAGACGGTGCTTGGGACCTCTAATTAGCACGTCTTACTACACTAACAAAATGAGGGGAGTCTGCCCCGTCTAGTCAACAGTATCCAACTGCAACCCGCTGTAGGAATGTTATAGATTCATATGGGTATAGAAACTTGTTTATCTAGAAAATATAAACGTGACAAGATTTCGCATATTCATCAAATATGAAGTTAAAGTTTTACAAACATTTCGATTACAACTGTGCACCCCCACAACTATCCAAAATGGTTTGGCTCAAACGTTCCAGGCTTGGGATGGTTTTGCAAAGCCCTCAAGAAGCTACAACACGCAATGGGTAGGGAGGTGAACGGCAGTTTGGGCTTCTTGCGTCGGTCATGTTTTTAAATGGGTTAcagaagaaatgtgttttgagAAGCCGTGCGACTGAAAGTTGAACTCTATCATCTCTTATACTGTGATTGTAAGTAATTTAGCGCTTTTACCTAAGTAGCTAAAAGAAAAGCCAGACTTATTAGTGATGCACTTGTTGCGCGTTAAAACTATCGGGCCGAAAGCACGTTTTCTCTGAGGGAAATATAGACGTAAATGGTATAAATTGTTTGTTGTCAGCTACTTTTGCCTTGTACTGATTTGTAGCTAACTCATAAATATGTGTAATCATCTCAAGGTTTATATTTAAACGACTGCTAGCTACTTTAAGTTGCCTGGAGAGCGTTGAGGACCCTTCTGATGCAACTTTTAATGCCATTATCAGCGAGCAGTTGGTGAACTTTGTTATGCTTTTTATGGGAAAAAAGAGAACTTTTTCAGTCATAAGAAATATATACTAGTCCCACCAAACTGCTACTCATAAAGTGGGATGCGTGTAAAGGGGGTCCTCACCCCCCCTGCGTTGTGGTTTTAGCGGGCAGTGAGTATCCCTGCTCCTTCAGAAAGCTTGCTTACTGCACAGGGGATGTTGTTTTTCCACCAGCCAGCAGTATACGCAGGGATTATAACAATCTTGGAGGGGAATTAAAGCATACAGATGGTTGCTCACATGGGATGCCAGGTTCCGCATTGGTCAGCAACATGGGGGATGTCTGAAGACTTCAAGTGGCACCGTTTGGGGTTGATGGTAAATGTGTTTTGTTGACAGGATGCAGTGTAGGTTATGTAGATAAAATGGGTCACATTTGTATGGTTTAACTTGATTTTGGTAGTTGCTCACCTGTTTCTTATTTCAACCATATGTTTATGAAATATGAAGACTCCAAATGATTTATGTGTATGTGCTGTTGAAAATGCACTATAAAACGGAGCCAGTGCTCaaataaacagcaaaaacattcaGATTAGCGTAATTTCTGTTAGAGCGATTGCGTCACATGTCTCTTATAAATTCATACGTGAAGCAATGATCTGCAGCCTCTGCTTCCATTGTCTTAAACAAAAAAGCAAGCTGTAATGTTGAACTGTGTTTTCCTATTGCTTAAGGCTGCTTAATTATCTTGCATCTGTTTCACTTATAGTCTGTTACATAAATGGCAGCAGCATTGTACTGCTTGCAGTGGTATAGCTCATTTGGCTGATCAGATTTGGTGTGTTTACTGTGAATTAGCTCCAAGCCAAGACTCCCAGAAggcataatatttttttttaaagtaacacatGTTTGCATGCATGATAATGTACATGCGTCTATGAGGTTTTTGTACTTGTTTTCCACGCTACATTTTCAGTGTAAACGTAGAATTTCATTTGACTTTGTCAATAGTAAGTCAGATGTCGGAGCTACTGgtatttcaggtttattttgtcTGTTGCGCTGACACCCAGGTGTCAGTGGGGCTGTGTTTGAACATGCCCATAAATCATATGTGGTACAACAAATGTTTTAAGCCAAGAGTTCCCACAACTTGTTTTGTACACTGACaacacctttttcttttttttttcataaattgttttgtttgtctctctctcgTCATTTAACACAGATAAACACTATTGCATCAAGTGCTTTTGAATGTACAATCTTCCACACCTCAAAAAAGGAGGGTGTAAAAGACAGAAGTATGACATAAGAAACCATTTTTTCTGAAGATAATTTGCACAAgatcccccccctcccctcctcctcctcctccttcagtGATGCATatatctactttttttttttttttttttccccctgttaaACTGGTTATCGTTCAGAGGATTTAAGGGAATCTGAGTGGGCGTACGGCAGTAATTAACCTGATTAATTGATTCTTAGACGTTAATCAGATGAGCCTCGTACCAGTTGGGGCTTAGGGTCAGCGTAGAGGGGCATGTTTCAGGTTGATAGTCCAGTGCCCTACACTGTGACTATTTGTAGCGTTTGATAAGGCACAATGAGCAATATTCTAATTCATTTTTAGCACGTTTTGTTGGAATGGAACAAATGCAAGAGGATTATCTGGTTGCTTTCAGTTAATGACTGGTAATTAGAATGAGCTGTTACTATGAGATCATCGAAAAATGAGTGGATCAGCAAGTTCAGTCATACACGATTGTCACGTTTGTGGAACATTTCCATGAAGATGATTTTTAAGACAATGTAACTCatgctctcactctctctctctctctctctctctcactaacGTCTCCATCTCTCCCTCACTAACGTCATGAGACACTCATGCCGATCACTTTACTACATGTTtactcatgtttttcttttttcatttctttacttTTCTTACTCTTTTGTTATCTATCTTTTTTTAGATTCAATATGGATGAACTGTCCTGGAAGAGATAAAAGTGAAGAGTAAAGATACCCAAAGACTTGAGTGTTAAAGACAGAGCATATATCACGAACTTGCACAAGAGATCATGTCCACATCACTAAAGCAGGAGAGAACTATTTGTGTTCTGCTCCCCAACAAAGAACAGCTGGACATCACTGTCGGGGTGAGTGTttaatatctttttttctttttttttttggatgtgcTCTTAAGAGGATCTGCTCAGTAAGAGGACTTTACAGATGGCCCCGGTTAGATAAAGATTTGTATTTTGTGAAACCTGcagactttctttttctttgctctacTCTAGCTGAAGTCCACAGGCCAGGATGTTCTGAATCATGTGGCAGAGCTTCTTGGAATCAAAGAGCTTCACTTTTTTGGCCTGACAGTAGTTAAAGGTAAATTAAATCCCCACTGGACCCCTTACGCCTGCGAACCTGACAGGACTCTTCACACTAGATCACACAGTAGTTATAGAAGATGCATATAGGGTTTTAAAGAGGGTAATGTTTAGGTTACAATAATGTTTTACTTCAGTGTTACTCTTTTTGCTTCTTCACGTAATGTTGGGGAAACACTTCTACCAGGAAGCCATTTCActgaaagttaaaaaataataataataataattttgccCTCCCAGTCTGCATAATTGAATGGTGTAATCCACTTTAGCTGCTGAACAAAGTTCTAAACTTTCTGTTTTCCAGCGTTTCTGTTGTACAAATAGATTGAAATGCTTTGGTAATCTTGTGTGGCTCACCACAAGcagccttttgtttttgtggtgttGGGTCAGCGATCACTTAGTCCTGGATTCCTGCAATATTAACTTCATTAAGCCTGGAATGCACAATTGCATTCCTCCGCTTCACTGTGGAGGGATGGATTGATGATGGGAAGAGGAGGGTAGGAATGGAGGAATAAAAGGTAGGGGGAGACTATTACTCAATTCTTACTCAAAGGCCTAAACAAAGGGTAAAAAGGAGAGAGAGTGAGTCAGAGTGGGAATGAGATGAGTGGTTTAAGGAAAAAATTGTGAAATGGCATGATTTGGCTACACAAGGGTGAACTGAAGAGATAAGTTGGGTCAAATTGAAAATGCCTGTGGTATGACTCATAGAACCACACGGAGATTAATACGACATCTTTGTGCTTGGAAAAGGGTTGCAACAGGTTTTTGGCCCAATGATGAATTGGTGATTAACACAGCCTTATATTCAGGGAGCTTGCAGGATAGACCCAAAGCAGTGTATATAGATATAATCTGTTTGTTGAAGGCATCTACCTGTCTCTTCAAGTGTCTGCACAATCTTAAAAGAATCCCACAGCTCTTACCAGCAGTGGTTGGTCTGTGCTGCTTTGCTGATGCTGGAGTTGGAAAATGGATACATTAATGTtggcattgtttttttttttttgtttttttttcttgtagccCCATTGAAAAGTAGAAGAACAAAAGCCTTTTCCTCACACCCTAATGAATCCCATTGTTGAGTAAATTTTACGCTTGGCTacattactgttttgtttggttaCTAACTGTCTCCTTGTTTCCCgattgtctttttttccataCCAGACAATGAGCACATATTTTTAGACCTGGAGGAGAAGCTCAATAAGTACTTTTCTAAGGAATGGAACCAAGATTTAGGAAAGGTATTGTAGTTTATGGGATTGATGCACTCTCTACACCATTTAATTGGGCATTTAAAAGCCTGTATGGTACAGCTTTTTATTTGAAGTGAAGTCAGCAAAACACAACTCTACTGCAACATATTTCTTTTTACAGGGATTGCAAAAGAGATCATTGCCTCTGATTCTGTGCCTTAAAGTGCAGTACTACATAGAGAATGGTAGACTTTTTTGGTAAGTCTTCCTGTTTACATTCTACATGCATCTTTTTAATTCTTGGATGCttctgttttgctttatttctcCCCATTAAACATTGTCCTACTTTCTCTCAACTTTGCCTTTCCCTTTTGTTTTTGGGTGcctgtgttgttggttttttttttttgttttttttgtttgttttttttcccccccagtgAGCGAAAGGCACGGCATCTTTACTATTCTGACTTGCGGGAGCGAGTGCTACGCTCTGAATGTCGTCAGCAGGAGGAGGTCTACTTCCAGCTGGCGGGTTACGCCCTGCAGGCTGACCTTGGCGACCACCCAGTGCTGGAGGAAGGCGTAAAGCTTTCCCGTTATTTTGAACCCAAGGAGTACTTTCCCCCATGGGTAGGTATCACCACATAGCAGAAATATGAGGAAATGTTTTTTACCTTTTCATCTCTCTGAGGCcaatgtttctctttcttttccccctttttcaGATTATAGCTAAACGTGGAGTGAAATATCTCCACTGCCATGGGCCAAAGGTACACCAGGAGCTGTGGGGTATGTCTACTCGTGATGCAATGTTCCACTTCATCAAAGAGGCATGCCAATTGGAGGATGTACCTGTCACGTTTTACAGATTGCAAAAGGTTATGAGTCAATCTAATCATCTCACTTTCATATGCAAAGCTCATTTTGAATCTATTCCACATATATGTATTCCCTCTGACCCAAATACCCCAACTAATGCAACACCAGCACATTTTGTTTCGCTTCATTTGATTTCTGGACaaacagatagatagatatatagatatagatagatatagatatagatatatatatatatagatagagatataaaaataaaaaaagcactcATCCACTGAGTGAAACTTTGAATCCTGGCCCATCCATTACGTAATCTGCTATTGCTTCCAATTTGTTGCTAATAACAACTCATATTTTCTAGCCAACTATGAGCAGGGCGTAACAGTGAAATAGCTGTGTTATCTGGGACACACTGCCTCTCTGACAGCTCatcatttgttttttcaggatAAGAGGGAGGAGAGGGGAACGGCATTGCTTGGTCTGACCCTGCGAGGAATGCAAGTTTATCAggtgcgtgcatgtgtgagcGTATTATTAGTGCACAGTATGTAAGCGAAAAGTCATTTTAATTCGCTCAGGGAATCGCTCTTTTGTATCTGTAGTCTTATAAAACCTCTGACTAGATGTGTGAGGAATGTGGGGGGGATTGCCACCACCAGCAGTCCATCAGGAGATAGGAGCTGCCTGCCATGACTGTCATTTCTTTGATCTGTCTGTCAGGGACCATCTGGGGGGGATTAGCACTCCAGGCCTGGCTGATTTCAAAGCCAACAGACCGTGGCATACCTCAAGAAGCCTTTGGCCTCTTTTGAGTCCAGATGGCTCCAAAAGACAGTTGATTATTGATCTGTAATTTTAAAAGCATCAAAGTAGATTATACAATCACAaatcttttggggttttttgttttgtaaatgaagtgtgtatgtgtgtttatgtattcTCAGGAGGTGAACAACATACTTGAGCTAATATATGACTTTCCCTGGTCAAATGTAGGACGTCTTACCTTCCTGGTAAGCACATACAGCTGATTTTTCTCTGTTAAGAAGTAGAATTCTGGTAATTATTTAATGGGCGCTAGCTTTTTACACTTTGTATAATGTGTTAATATCATTCAGGGTAAGAAATTCGAGATCCAGCCAGATGGCTTGCCATCCGCCAGGAAGCTGGTTTACTACACTGGTTCATCTTTCCGCTCTCGCCACCTCCTCTTGCACCTGAGCAACAGCCATCAGCTCTACCTCAGCCTTCAACCTGTCCTCAAACACCTACACCAGCTGGAGGagagcaaaggtaggagagggGAAAGCATGTCAAAGGATAAGAAAAAAGTAACAGAGCACAGTTTGGCTGGTGGCTCTTTGTAGTCATAGTAGCTTCTGGACGTTAGTTAGTAAATTTAAACTTTGTTCCAAGAACAAAACTGTTCTGTAATCACATTTGTAACAATTTCACtagaaaacatttttgtgaTGCCTTAAATGGGTCTTAAGTATTTTAGATATAActatatttctgattttatagcTGAAGTTTGGTGTGTACTGACAAAAACTTTCTATAAAGTCACTATTGGCTTCTACTACGGTACTAGTAATATAATATATAGAACAGTAATAATTAGTACTTTGATATAAGTACTAAAAACCTATTTCTGAAAACAAGATGGtttagatgtttgtttgtttaaaaaaaaaaaaaaaaaaaaaaccactgaaacttgtttattttttcatttttagagaAGCAGCATTACAGGGAGTCCTACATCAGTGATGATCTGGATTTAGATCCACAAGGCAGTGAAGGCAGTCCCGGTCTCTCCCGACACTCTACTAGCAGCTCTGGAATTGAGGCGGACGCTCGCCAACACAGCATCTGCGCAGAGATGGTCTCCATGGGGGACGAAGGTCATCAGCAAGCTGAGAAGTGTTTCAGCTCAGCAGCCAGCCGAGGCAGCTCCTGTACCTCAGGATTTGATACAAGCAGCAAAGCACGAATAGAAGATGAAGGGTGGCAAGAGGAAGGTGAGGCCATTCTTAAATGAAACCTTTAAACAGGATCTGTTCATCCCTCTGCAGATATTTCTAAATTAAACTAATGCTTCCAGTCTGCTAGCCTGATCTAGCAGCATTGTTAAGTATGGTGCAATTCTCAGTGTTTCATTCAAAGATGCATGCTGGTAGTGGGATCACAGGACTACAGAATGTGAAATTTAAATGTTGACTTTGCATACATAAAACTGGCTAAGCATGTGTTTTGCATCATTGATGTCTCTTTTCCATCTGGTCAGGCCTTTCAATGGTGCTAAGAGAAATGTGGCTGCTAGTACTGTGATAATTGAACAGCACATTCTTAGGCTGTTGGCTATGCAAAACATATTGCTCAGTAAACAATATGGTATTGTCATTTCAAAACTTGTgctttatttgtgttttaataaGCATTACAATGTCTTATCTAATATTGGGTCTTTGCTTCTTCCAggggttttttcttccttttttattttattttttttatgaaatttCCTTTAAGTCTGGGCAACACATTAAACAAAACTATTTTCCTTTTCAGTAATGCAAGTAAACATGTTAGCATTGCATTACCATCTGAATGAAAAAAGATATATTGTACTTtactgtcttttgttttgtttttctgctttgggGGGAAGggataaatttgaaaattcatggataacgataatgaaatattttagcattaaaaatgtcatttcagTTAAAGAGCTTGTGCACATTGGTGGATTAACCATTACAGAAAGATGAGAACTTATTTTGGTAATAAACATTAATGTTAATTTAGGGTAACTGTGGTATAAACCTTTCATTTGGTGGTGGTCTCATAAAATTAAGCACTGTACTTTTTGGCCTTTATGAGGACAGGACAGTTGAGAGTACAGGAAAGCTGTCAGACAATGGGGAGATGATGCACATTGAAAGACCTGGGTCAGATTCAAACCCAGGCAATATTCCAGTGAGTTATATGGGCACCCCTTTATGAAATTTCTAAAacgtttttaattttttgtttgtttgttttttttttttgtccctgcTCATTTTCTTTTGTCCAGAGATCAAGACCAGGGTCCAAAGTCCAGACGAGGTTCTTGTAGATGATCCTGATGAGATGTTCCAGCTGGCTGATCTTCTGGAAGGAGTTTCAGTGGATTGTGGAGAACTCTGTTCAAAGAATCATTCACCAggtataaatattttaaatcctGCAAAcagttgggttttttgtttgtttgtttccgcTCACATGCTGTTTGCTAAGTTTTTAAATCCTATGCTGTGTGtttcacagaaaacacaggCTGTGCTCTACACAGTGACAAAGATGCTGGGAAATTGTATAACAAGGATATGTTAAAAGAGGTAGGTCATATTTTCTTTCCTTGGTTGGTTGCCTTGGCCTCTTTCATGCATTGGCttactttttgttcttaactctCTTTCAGGTTCTGAAATCAAAAGCGCAAGTTTGTGTGGATCGGCACAGCCACAGCCTAGATGATGTCCGCCTCGTCCCTCCTCCTGCACCCCTGGGGATGGCAGTGCCACTTGATTCTTCTCACAGCTACACCTTTGGACTACCAGATGCCTCAGCAAACACAAAGACCACGGTTGATCACAGCTATTACCCCTTCTTGCACTGCCAGCCTAATCCTATCTTCTATGGCCGCAGGTCCACCAACTGCCTCTCCCTGGACATGTTGGGCGATGAACAGTTCATGGAATACATATTTTGAACACATCAAGTGCTGACAAGTATACCTGTCCTCCTTCTTTCTGTACAATGCAACTTAATTCACAGGTTGCCAGcatgtgttttttctgtaaagATGGATGTGTATACTTCAAACAGCAGACACATTAGCCTTCTTTTAAAAGCTGTGGATTACTTCAGCACCATTTCATGTAGTAAGCAGTTCATATTTATTAATGTTGtatattttgtatatatattaCTTGcacttttttattacatttcagcttttctaaactGAAAAATGCCTAATCAGGTTTGTCTTTTGTAAATTTCACACTGTTTAAACATTTCCTGAAGTGGCAGAATCTGTTTATATCAGGGGCATAAAATTTTGATGGTGAAATTTTACAGCCATGCAGTTGTTTTATGCATCAGACAGCCATAAGACATGATTTGCATTCCTCTCTGTATGTAAATTTACTCATTTTATCTATAGCCATGTTTGAGCTCTGTTGATTTGTTTTatcttgttcattttttttattactttaacACACACTTTTGTATAGTGTGCACTCCCATGTCTTTTA
This is a stretch of genomic DNA from Maylandia zebra isolate NMK-2024a linkage group LG13, Mzebra_GT3a, whole genome shotgun sequence. It encodes these proteins:
- the zgc:172136 gene encoding FERM domain-containing protein 6 yields the protein MSTSLKQERTICVLLPNKEQLDITVGLKSTGQDVLNHVAELLGIKELHFFGLTVVKDNEHIFLDLEEKLNKYFSKEWNQDLGKGLQKRSLPLILCLKVQYYIENGRLFCERKARHLYYSDLRERVLRSECRQQEEVYFQLAGYALQADLGDHPVLEEGVKLSRYFEPKEYFPPWIIAKRGVKYLHCHGPKVHQELWGMSTRDAMFHFIKEACQLEDVPVTFYRLQKDKREERGTALLGLTLRGMQVYQEVNNILELIYDFPWSNVGRLTFLGKKFEIQPDGLPSARKLVYYTGSSFRSRHLLLHLSNSHQLYLSLQPVLKHLHQLEESKEKQHYRESYISDDLDLDPQGSEGSPGLSRHSTSSSGIEADARQHSICAEMVSMGDEGHQQAEKCFSSAASRGSSCTSGFDTSSKARIEDEGWQEEEIKTRVQSPDEVLVDDPDEMFQLADLLEGVSVDCGELCSKNHSPENTGCALHSDKDAGKLYNKDMLKEVLKSKAQVCVDRHSHSLDDVRLVPPPAPLGMAVPLDSSHSYTFGLPDASANTKTTVDHSYYPFLHCQPNPIFYGRRSTNCLSLDMLGDEQFMEYIF